One Terriglobia bacterium genomic window, CAGGATCAATTTGCCTTTGACGCCTATCGCGTGATGGATACCGTTGTCATGGGGAATAAACGGCTTTGGGAGGCAATGCAGGAGCGCGAAATCCTATATGCCAAAGATTCCAGCACATTGACCGACGCAGACGGCATGCGCCTTGGCGAGCTTGAAGGGATTGTCGGTGAAGAAGACGGATACACGGCGGAAGTCGATGCCGCGATTCTCCTGGACGGTCTGGATATTCCCGAGAGCCTCCATGATCGCCGGATGAGCGAACTGCAAGGTGGTCAGAAGGTGCGCGTCCTGCTCGCGCAGGCCCTGTTCGGCAACCCGGATGTGTTGCTGCTCGACGAACCGACGAACAACCTGGACCTCGACTCCGTTCACTGGCTTCAGAATCATCTCCGCGCGTATAACGGATGCCTGATCGTCATTTCGCATGACCGGCATTTTCTGAATGAAATCTGTACGCATACCGCCGACATCGACTATCAGACCGTGATTACATACACCGGCAGCTACGACGATATGGTGCTGGCAAAAACGCAGGTGCGGTCGCGCATCGAAGCCGACAACGCGCAGCGCGAGAAAAAGATCGAACAATTGCAGGACTTCATCGCGCGGTTTTCGGCCGGAACGCGTTCGTCACAGGTGCAATCGCGTAAAAAAGAAGTGGAGCGGCTGCAGACCTCGGAGCTCGCGAAGTCCAATATTCAACGGCCTTTCATTCGCTTCGACGTCGTGCGGCCGTCGGGAAGGCACCCGCTCGAGATCGAGGACCTTTCCAAATCGTACGCTGGAGCAACCGGGCGCGTCCGCGTGTTTCACGATTTCATCGCTAACGTGAGCCGGGGTGAGAAAATCGCGCTGATCGGCAGAAACGGCGCCGGAAAAACCACGCTTCTAAAATCATTGATTCGCAATGCCGCCGATTATGTCGCGCCCTCGGATCATGCTTTTCCCATCGATTCGGGAACCGTGAAATGGGGGCATGAAGTCACCGTCGGATACTTCGCGCAGGATCACCGCGAGTCGATCCCGTCCGGCGTCACTGTGATCGAATGGCTGCATAGCTTCGATCCGGCCGCCTCACAGCAGGAACTCCGGGGACTGCTTGGGCAAATGCTGTTCAGCGGCGACGATGCGCTCAAGCGCACCGAAGTCCTTTCGGGAGGTGAAGCCGCCCGAATCATCTTCTGCCGTCTGATGCTCCAGAAGCCGAATTTTCTCGTCCTGGATGAACCGACGAACCACCTCGATCTCGAATCCATCAATGCTCTGAACATCGCGTTGCAGCGATATCCGGGCACTCTGCTCCTCGTCACCCACGATCACGATGTGATCGACGAGGTGGCCACGCGAATCTGGAACTTCGAACACGGCCACATCGAGGATTTCAAGGGCACCTACGGACAGTTTCTCTCTCAGGCCGGGCAGTTGGTGTAGGCGGGTTTATTGGAAATTCGAAATTGGAAGTTGGAAATTGG contains:
- a CDS encoding ATP-binding cassette domain-containing protein, which encodes MQLSINNVSMRFGALVLFEDVNTTFISGRRYAITGPNGAGKSTLMKILTGEIDPEKGSVTRPKRMGVLSQDQFAFDAYRVMDTVVMGNKRLWEAMQEREILYAKDSSTLTDADGMRLGELEGIVGEEDGYTAEVDAAILLDGLDIPESLHDRRMSELQGGQKVRVLLAQALFGNPDVLLLDEPTNNLDLDSVHWLQNHLRAYNGCLIVISHDRHFLNEICTHTADIDYQTVITYTGSYDDMVLAKTQVRSRIEADNAQREKKIEQLQDFIARFSAGTRSSQVQSRKKEVERLQTSELAKSNIQRPFIRFDVVRPSGRHPLEIEDLSKSYAGATGRVRVFHDFIANVSRGEKIALIGRNGAGKTTLLKSLIRNAADYVAPSDHAFPIDSGTVKWGHEVTVGYFAQDHRESIPSGVTVIEWLHSFDPAASQQELRGLLGQMLFSGDDALKRTEVLSGGEAARIIFCRLMLQKPNFLVLDEPTNHLDLESINALNIALQRYPGTLLLVTHDHDVIDEVATRIWNFEHGHIEDFKGTYGQFLSQAGQLV